A single region of the Brachypodium distachyon strain Bd21 chromosome 3, Brachypodium_distachyon_v3.0, whole genome shotgun sequence genome encodes:
- the LOC100824107 gene encoding 14-3-3-like protein GF14-C, with translation MSREDNVYMAKLAEQAERYEEMVEYMEKVAKTVDVEELTVEERNLLSVAYKNVIGARRASWRIVSSIEQKEEGRGNEDHVTLIKDYRGKIEAELSKICDGILKLLDSHLVPMSTAAESKVFYLKMKGDYHRYLAEFKASAERKEAAESTMVAYKAAQDIALAELAPTHPIRLGLALNFSVFYYEILNSPDKACNLAKQAFDEAISELDTLGEESYKDSTLIMQLLRDNLTLWTSDLTEEGAEEGKEASKGEAGEGQ, from the exons ATGTCGCGGGAGGACAATGTTTACATGGCCAAGCTGGCTGAGCAGGCAGAAAGGTATGAGGAGATGGTTGAGTACATGGAGAAGGTGGCTAAGACAGTAGATGTCGAAGAGCTCACTGTCGAGGAGCGTAACCTCCTATCTGTTGCCTACAAGAATGTGATTGGGGCTCGCCGTGCTTCATGGCGTATTGTCTCATCCATTGAACAGAAGGAGGAGGGGCGTGGGAACGAGGACCATGTTACTCTGATCAAGGATTACCGTGGCAAGATCGAGGCTGAGCTGAGCAAGATTTGCGATGGTATTCTGAAGTTGCTTGACTCACACCTTGTGCCCATGTCTACTGCTGCTGAGTCAAAGGTGTTTTACCTTAAGATGAAGGGTGATTATCACAG GTACTTGGCTGAATTTAAGGCTAGTGCTGAGAGGAAGGAAGCTGCCGAGAGCACAATGGTGGCTTACAAGGCTGCTCAG GACATTGCTCTGGCCGAACTGGCTCCCACCCATCCCATAAGGCTTGGGCTTGCACTTAACTTCTCAGTGTTCTACTATGAGATTCTAAACTCTCCAGACAAAGCTTGCAACCTTGCAAAGCAG GCATTTGACGAAGCTATCTCTGAGTTGGACACCCTTGGAGAGGAGTCTTACAAGGACAGCACATTGATCATGCAGCTACTGAGGGACAACTTGACCCTCTGGACCTCTGACCTCACG GAGGAGGGCGCtgaagaaggcaaagaagCCTCAAAAGGTGAAGCTGGCGAGGGCCAGTAA
- the LOC100833405 gene encoding pentatricopeptide repeat-containing protein At5g66520, translating into MPPPPITTTGPNKPLHARLLRSGALFDDPSAAAPLAASAANSSLPYAISLLQAHPTTFSYNTTIRSLAHGPRPHLAVALYRSMLLNPLSNPNNYTYPPLLAACARLLPAHPPREAAAGTAVHASLFRRGLESRDRFISASMLSFYAAAGDLPAAREVFDRSPPNQRDLALWNSLLHAYLSQGLYTHVLRLFRQMVATDEVTLLAVVSACSHLGALDTGRWAHAYHARTCRNTTRNLGTALLNMYMRCGDVESAWSVFHEMLDKDVRTWSVMIAGLAVNGLPRDALKLFAEMKNIGVDPDSITMTAVLSACSHAGMVDEGKMFLHCMPIEYHLQPTIEHYGCVVDLLGRAGQLEEALALIETVPFKADVALWGALLVACRAHKNVDMGQMAAMEILKLDPHHAGACVFLSNAYAAAGKWDLVQEVRSSMKEHRIYKPPGSSIVELDGVVYEFLSGDHSHPQSDRIYAMLDEVCKTLSLKGHRPSTKEVAFDIDEEDKEVCISQHSEKLALALGLISTRRGAVIRIVKNLRICEDCHSVMKIVSEVYDRVIVVRDRNRFHHFKNGSCSCLDYW; encoded by the coding sequence atgccgccgccgccgatcacCACGACGGGCCCAAACAAGCCCCTCCacgcccgcctcctccgctccgGCGCCCTCTTCGATGACCCTTCCGCCGCTGCCCCGCTCGCTGCATCAGCTGCCAACTCCTCCCTCCCCTAcgccatctccctcctccaagCCCACCCCACCACCTTCTCCTACAACACCACCATCCGCTCCCTCGCGCACGGCCCTCGCccccacctcgccgtcgcgctCTACCGCTCCATGCTCCTCAACCCCCTCTCCAACCCCAACAACTACACCTACCCGCCACTCCTCGCCGCCtgcgcccgcctcctccccgcccaTCCACCAAgagaagcagcagccggcaccgccgtccacGCCTCCCTCTTCCGCCGCGGTCTCGAGTCCCGCGACCGCTTCATCAGCGCGTCAATGCTCTCCTTCTACGCTGCCGCTGGCGACCTGCCGGCCGCACGCGAGGTGTTCGACCGAAGTCCCCCCAACCAAAGGGACCTGGCCCTCTGGAACTCACTCCTCCACGCCTACCTCTCCCAAGGATTATACACCCACGTGCTACGACTCTTCCGCCAGATGGTCGCCACCGACGAGGTCACGCTGCTCGCAGTCGTCTCTGCCTGCTCGCATCTCGGTGCGCTCGACACCGGCCGCTGGGCGCATGCCTACCATGCGAGGACCTGCCGGAATACTACGAGGAATCTTGGTACCGCTCTGCTCAACATGTACATGAGGTGCGGAGATGTCGAGAGCGCATGGTCTGTGTTCCACGAGATGCTCGACAAGGATGTCCGGACCTGGTCCGTCATGATAGCTGGGCTGGCTGTCAACGGGCTCCCGAGGGATGCACTGAAGTTGTTTGCCGAGATGAAGAACATCGGGGTGGACCCAGATTCCATCACCATGACCGCGGTGCTGAGTGCGTGTTCCCATGCTGGCATGGTGGACGAGGGCAAGATGTTCTTGCACTGTATGCCCATCGAATATCATTTACAACCCACCATAGAACATTACGGTTGTGTTGTTGATCTGCTTGGTCGAGCGGGCCAGTTGGAGGAGGCATTGGCTCTCATTGAGACCGTACCATTCAAGGCTGATGTTGCGCTCTGGGGTGCTCTCTTGGTCGCTTGTAGGGCCCACAAGAATGTCGACATGGGGCAGATGGCCGCCATGGAGATACTCAAATTGGATCCTCACCATGCCGGGGCCTGTGTGTTCTTATCTAATGCCTATGCTGCTGCTGGAAAATGGGACCTTGTTCAAGAGGTCAGGAGCTCGATGAAAGAACATAGGATATACAAGCCTCCAGGATCTAGTATTGTCGAACTCGATGGTGTTGTTTACGAGTTCTTGTCTGGAGACCATTCACATCCTCAGTCTGATCGGATATATGCAATGCTTGATGAGGTTTGCAAGACCTTAAGCCTCAAGGGGCACAGGCCTTCAACTAAAGAAGTTGCCTTTGACATTGATGAGGAGGACAAAGAAGTTTGCATCTCGCAGCACAGTGAGAAGCTGGCACTTGCCTTGGGACTCATAAGCACCAGGAGAGGGGCTGTTATCCGAATAGTGAAGAACCTGAGAATCTGTGAGGATTGCCACTCGGTGATGAAGATAGTCTCGGAGGTCTACGATCGAGTTATAGTTGTCAGAGATCGTAACCGTTTCCACCACTTCAAGAATGGCTCATGTTCTTGCTTGGATTATTGGTAG
- the LOC112271688 gene encoding nucleolin-like, with protein MYGMENAKSAQLSTWVDMIKDMNGTADDNFFRAWLITAISGFFRPSTSTKVSPQSFPAVLDLTKLSDLGFCQFVVDSIQHAFLDLGDKKNSMSCCVFHLLQMLYLDSLAHGEHITGCRMRVQAWTPALIKKVMKKYTKEDGQFGKLPLKDVYAGATQVEETNVLYGGPAAAGKFVASKLPTNTSANKKRKIADLVNSFCTDISKHISMKMSAFVQGIAKIYEESDGASSSNPTRKRPRTEDDESEFEDSEDSVEEDEEGATGDDDDHTGDTSNEHTSSEESGSDGDGAGKGTEEAAPRNDEGNSNGKDDDDEEDEEEDDKEDEDGTGEEGNTSGEDDDDDQSGSGGVAEGE; from the exons ATGTATGGCATGGAGAATGCCAAATCAGCACAGCTGTCCACCTGGGTCGATATGATAAAGGACATGAACGGGACAGCAGATGACAACTTTTTTAGAGCATGGCTCATCACAGCGATCAGCGGGTTCTTCCGCCCCAGCACCAGCACAAAAGTGAGCCCACAAAGCTTTCCGGCGGTGCTCGACCTAACAAAGTTGTCAGATTTGGGTTTCTGTCAATTTGTGGTAGATTCTATCCAACACGCATTCCTTGATCTTGGTGACAAGAAAAATTCGATGTCGTGTTGTGTATTTCATCTTCTG caGATGTTATACCTGGACTCCCTTGCCCACGGCGAGCACATCACCGGCTGCAGGATGAGGGTTCAAGCATGGACCCCAGCTCTTATTAAGAAAGTCATGAAGAAGTACACAAAGGAGGATGGGCAGTTCGGCAAGTTGCCG cTAAAGGACGTCTATGCTGGAGCAACTCAGGTCGAAGAAACAAATGTATTGTATGGAGGACCAGCTGCTGCGGGAAAGTTTGTCGCATCTAAACTACCAACGAACACAAGTGCAAAT aagaagaggaaaattGCTGATCTTGTCAACAGCTTTTGCACTGATATCTCAAAGCACATATCAATGAAGATGAGTGCGTTCGTGCAAGGCATAGCAAAGATATATGAGGAATCTGATGGAGCAAGCAGCAGTAACCCTACAAGGAAGAGGCCTCGCACGGAGGATGACGAAAGCGAGTTTGAAGACAGCGAAGACAGTgtagaagaagatgaagaggggGCAACGGGTGACGATGACGATCACACCGGAGATACCAGCAATGAGCACACCAGCTCCGAGGAGTCCGGCAGCGACGGTGACGGCGCCGGCAAAGGTACAGAAGAGGCGGCACCAAGGAATGACGAAGGCAACAGCAATGGCAaagatgacgacgacgaagaagatgaagaagaagacgacaaagaagatgaagatgggACAGGCGAAGAAGGCAACACCAGCGGCGAAGATGACGACGATGACCAAAGCGGATCCGGAGGTGTCGCCGAGGGCGAG